The following are encoded together in the Bradymonas sediminis genome:
- a CDS encoding phage holin family protein — protein MSDYNRKRTTNGLDGLKPAFERLADGVSTLVKQHIELARYEATQDLKAATKRMAILGACALIAGVGYLFLLATAILLAGWLGGWLAAWICAAVIALLHLGVAAVMGRKYSNELRAEKAVDLAQLGDEINKDKQWLQQIAANSKKSPAPAELSPEPMPRN, from the coding sequence ATGAGCGACTACAATCGAAAGCGCACCACGAACGGGCTCGACGGTCTCAAGCCGGCTTTCGAGCGACTCGCCGACGGCGTGTCGACCCTGGTCAAGCAGCATATCGAGTTGGCCCGCTATGAGGCGACCCAGGACCTAAAGGCCGCGACCAAACGCATGGCGATTTTGGGCGCGTGTGCCCTCATCGCCGGCGTCGGCTACCTCTTCTTGCTCGCCACAGCGATCTTGCTGGCCGGCTGGTTGGGTGGGTGGCTGGCCGCCTGGATTTGCGCCGCGGTCATCGCGCTCTTGCACCTGGGCGTCGCGGCGGTGATGGGGCGCAAATATAGTAACGAATTACGCGCTGAGAAAGCGGTTGACCTCGCCCAACTTGGCGACGAAATCAACAAGGACAAACAATGGCTACAACAGATCGCGGCGAACTCGAAAAAATCCCCGGCACCGGCCGAGCTCTCGCCCGAACCGATGCCTCGGAATTAA